A section of the Phycisphaerae bacterium genome encodes:
- a CDS encoding tetratricopeptide repeat protein encodes MAKRLNKKLVVGMTVVGMFLTILAAFLAVTRFLPKQDPTPAVDNAERAARLGTLEGYKEAARQYHVAANRAKALADSSGTDATYEEKSKKYRLLAGDMALKAGDPKTAVEQWNRVILADPKYGPAYERKLDLVFEYPDFRFFGGKDIEDFASNLLKAQTESNKARHALGFALLVQAEARRENLAAGEYFLRQAVEREKSNADYVDSLARHLLQQSLSDEWTKRYDESMEKSLAALAQSTESWAAQVPRDFWKPRTGSDLAKEADQMFEDLTRDHPVPATPSISPAASPASEEEKDKERQRLIAAVEAWRKRGIYCTTKAGLLSREWASLRLKRASPEELTEALTAIKETNQKALECLETARKIAGQLEPSDPARIDSLIALAKYYRSMFPSQPEDPKAIQSEQQSNNQVARQFYEEAIKSDVYGFDAYRQIADLLRTNRDPEGAMRYLAQRYALGIKRIGMEAIRNRQAMSDLRDDLFNCLYYLPGNAGKQPIKSSMDLLTRFSLKDVDGQDAKTPDGRPIIVPSLEELRKDQAADLGEDAPSVLVMKALIAMIQGNHALAVRSLEEASKKVNLDTPREEWEKRLALKIATLLAEEYRVSNTPNLAINMLRQARKLSPAHTGILVTLAERILAEGTNSAGQIDEKAASEALPIAEQVLLYDPDNQQGYVPRALPVLATIYQSQKNWDRLKEIQDLAAKYRTAVDADQAALTEKLQKALLFTMRAESSTPPDAELQAQAEKLFLEVLEARPFDDAAVRNLVRVYSQSQQAEKLTQLLERQKTLANEKLAALAAATQPAETDQKKAYQQYITQLDRWAVLADPRLPESDKDKKMEEMILADLEASANDTDRLRATMDLYRLKMAAARRAAQPEDADRLASEGWNRLRQALDLAPTNKQLVDEFFNLALTREDWKTAEEMVGKAVEIGLDPCKGCFFRGRLYLKQGITENKPELFQKAAKELESGLKEYPSFPTGRIDYASALLKLNKLTEAAREYEKALELDARNSEAALQLARLASLRKDDQAEADKTRYLELCKRLIPNHPWVREQLQGLADAQDPQAGIVRRESLRASNPKDLLNLVALAKLYQKVGEAAKADAVHQDMLKTDPKDAGLTVDPWEWKAECLNDYAMFIRTSKPEDSARVKALLEELRDQVQKQPAPIQAKVQMVYASHLAGMATMSSPLPDKPTLQQVDDAYEKAASLVNSPVSCMRLCLHYQATARQGAQDDQSVAIRLAKAEEWARKAVELAETQKSPEGSTPARRILIELLLTSPELNEAVVRKEIEAYRATQVGDSWELLVESNLLVRIGQLDQALATLKKYIAQNPKEAAAAYLTRSEIFSMRGQWLEAADELRQVKATNPKGYDYMHRLRLARCLLNSEQSELAVAELNSILADDPGNELAVRMLMRIYNEKEAWPAAETMLLSLREKDPRNHLWPLYLSEMYVTRGNGEAAMQYGTDAIRLSDYNDAVVEEVLRGGVKVRQNDRVYRIIAEMLPDRIKNRPQFLALAGSALADKGEREAAIKLYNQALDAAGDAVELFAFIALDARTRLGDDTAAEMVRQRLTTNPQHAAARYVQSLAKQRAGDMDGFIKDLEDILQSLPKGDPNFLMNRLGVLQSLASCYYRRELLDKAKEKYEELIELTRSYKSAPGLAKYHVFGLNNLAYLLIDKQKDPKSAFPYSAEAASIQADPNVVDTLAWNYVLLGQHDKAVHLLRQVVKNDEGRTPAILYHLAEALHRKAQQLPEGEQKESTLKDAKACCTEAYTFIDKKKADVDNVLGDLMVLGEKLGLKFEKLNLGQPGAQGPS; translated from the coding sequence GACATACGAGGAGAAGAGCAAAAAGTACCGGCTGCTGGCGGGCGACATGGCCCTCAAAGCCGGCGATCCGAAAACGGCAGTCGAGCAGTGGAACCGGGTGATTCTGGCGGATCCGAAGTACGGACCGGCCTACGAGAGAAAGCTCGATCTGGTGTTTGAATACCCCGATTTCCGCTTCTTCGGGGGAAAAGACATCGAGGACTTCGCCTCCAACCTCCTGAAAGCCCAAACCGAGAGCAACAAAGCCCGTCATGCGCTCGGATTCGCCCTGCTGGTGCAAGCCGAAGCCCGACGAGAGAATCTCGCCGCTGGCGAGTACTTCCTCCGCCAGGCCGTCGAGCGGGAGAAGTCCAACGCGGACTACGTGGACAGCCTCGCCCGGCATTTGCTGCAGCAGAGCCTGTCCGACGAATGGACGAAGCGATACGACGAGAGCATGGAGAAGAGCCTGGCAGCACTGGCCCAATCGACCGAATCCTGGGCCGCGCAAGTCCCCAGGGACTTCTGGAAACCCCGAACCGGCTCGGACCTCGCCAAAGAGGCCGACCAGATGTTTGAGGACCTGACCCGCGATCACCCCGTTCCCGCGACACCATCGATTTCGCCAGCCGCAAGCCCAGCCTCCGAAGAAGAAAAGGACAAGGAGAGACAGAGACTCATCGCCGCCGTCGAGGCGTGGAGGAAACGAGGCATCTACTGCACCACCAAGGCGGGACTCTTGAGTCGGGAATGGGCCTCGCTGCGCCTGAAGCGGGCCTCGCCGGAGGAACTGACGGAGGCCTTGACCGCCATCAAGGAGACGAACCAGAAGGCCCTCGAGTGTCTTGAGACTGCCAGGAAGATTGCCGGACAATTGGAGCCCAGCGATCCCGCGAGGATCGATAGCCTGATCGCCCTGGCCAAGTACTACCGGAGCATGTTTCCCAGCCAGCCCGAAGACCCCAAGGCCATTCAGAGCGAACAGCAGTCGAACAACCAGGTTGCTCGTCAGTTCTACGAGGAGGCTATCAAGAGCGATGTATATGGCTTTGATGCCTATCGCCAGATCGCGGACCTGTTGCGAACGAACCGCGACCCGGAGGGAGCCATGCGTTATCTGGCCCAGCGTTATGCCCTGGGCATCAAGCGGATCGGCATGGAGGCGATTCGCAACCGGCAAGCGATGAGCGACCTTCGGGATGATCTTTTTAACTGCCTCTACTATCTACCGGGCAACGCGGGGAAACAGCCCATCAAGAGCAGCATGGACCTTCTAACCCGCTTTTCGCTGAAAGATGTAGACGGACAAGATGCCAAGACCCCCGACGGCCGTCCGATCATCGTTCCCTCGCTCGAGGAGCTCCGCAAGGACCAGGCCGCCGATCTGGGCGAGGACGCCCCTTCCGTCCTGGTGATGAAGGCGCTAATCGCGATGATCCAGGGTAATCATGCCCTCGCTGTCCGCTCCTTGGAGGAAGCCTCAAAGAAGGTCAACCTGGACACCCCGCGCGAGGAGTGGGAAAAGAGACTGGCTCTCAAGATAGCCACACTGCTGGCGGAAGAGTACCGTGTCAGCAATACCCCTAACCTCGCGATAAACATGCTTCGACAGGCCAGGAAACTGTCTCCTGCCCATACCGGGATACTGGTTACTCTCGCGGAGCGGATTCTCGCCGAAGGCACCAACTCCGCCGGCCAGATCGATGAGAAGGCCGCTTCAGAGGCTCTGCCCATCGCGGAACAGGTGCTCCTGTATGACCCCGACAACCAGCAAGGATACGTGCCTCGCGCCCTCCCGGTCCTTGCCACAATCTACCAATCCCAGAAGAACTGGGATCGACTGAAGGAGATCCAGGATCTTGCGGCAAAGTACCGGACAGCCGTCGATGCGGACCAGGCCGCCCTCACGGAAAAGCTCCAGAAGGCACTGCTCTTCACCATGCGGGCCGAAAGCAGCACGCCGCCCGACGCGGAGCTGCAGGCCCAGGCCGAGAAGCTGTTCCTGGAAGTCCTCGAGGCGAGACCATTCGATGACGCGGCCGTCCGGAACCTGGTTCGAGTCTATTCCCAAAGCCAACAGGCGGAAAAGTTGACTCAGCTCCTCGAAAGGCAGAAAACCCTGGCGAATGAGAAGCTCGCCGCCTTGGCCGCCGCCACCCAACCCGCAGAAACTGACCAGAAAAAGGCGTACCAGCAGTACATCACGCAGCTCGACCGGTGGGCGGTGCTCGCCGACCCGCGATTACCCGAGAGCGACAAGGACAAGAAGATGGAAGAGATGATCCTGGCCGACCTTGAGGCCAGCGCCAACGACACGGATCGGTTGCGAGCCACGATGGATCTCTATCGCCTCAAGATGGCTGCCGCACGCCGGGCTGCACAACCGGAGGATGCGGATCGACTGGCTAGCGAAGGCTGGAACCGCCTCCGGCAGGCTCTCGATTTGGCTCCAACGAACAAGCAACTGGTCGATGAGTTCTTCAACCTCGCCCTGACACGCGAAGACTGGAAGACCGCCGAGGAAATGGTCGGCAAGGCCGTCGAGATAGGCCTGGATCCCTGCAAAGGCTGTTTCTTCCGCGGGCGGCTGTACCTCAAACAGGGGATCACCGAGAACAAGCCCGAGCTGTTCCAGAAGGCGGCCAAGGAACTGGAGAGCGGGCTGAAGGAGTATCCGAGTTTCCCAACCGGCCGCATTGACTACGCGTCGGCTTTGCTGAAACTCAACAAGCTCACCGAAGCCGCACGAGAGTACGAGAAGGCCCTCGAGCTGGACGCTCGGAATTCGGAGGCGGCTCTCCAGCTAGCCCGCTTGGCGAGCCTGCGGAAGGATGACCAAGCGGAAGCGGACAAGACTCGGTACCTCGAGCTCTGCAAACGGCTGATTCCCAACCATCCCTGGGTCCGCGAACAACTGCAAGGCCTCGCCGACGCCCAAGACCCTCAAGCCGGCATCGTGCGGCGAGAAAGCCTGCGAGCGTCAAACCCCAAGGATCTCCTCAATCTAGTCGCCCTCGCCAAGCTCTACCAGAAGGTGGGAGAGGCGGCCAAGGCAGACGCCGTCCACCAGGACATGCTCAAGACCGACCCGAAGGACGCGGGGCTCACCGTCGACCCCTGGGAATGGAAGGCTGAGTGCCTCAATGACTACGCGATGTTCATCCGCACAAGCAAGCCCGAGGATTCAGCTCGGGTGAAGGCTCTCCTGGAGGAACTGCGAGATCAGGTCCAGAAGCAGCCGGCGCCGATCCAGGCCAAGGTTCAGATGGTCTACGCCAGCCACCTCGCGGGAATGGCGACGATGTCTTCTCCCCTCCCCGACAAGCCAACGCTTCAGCAGGTCGACGACGCCTACGAGAAAGCCGCATCGCTCGTCAACTCCCCGGTGTCCTGCATGAGGCTGTGTCTTCACTACCAGGCCACCGCCCGACAGGGGGCTCAAGACGACCAGTCGGTGGCGATTCGGCTGGCCAAAGCCGAGGAGTGGGCACGCAAAGCGGTCGAACTCGCGGAAACCCAGAAATCGCCGGAGGGCAGCACCCCGGCACGCCGAATTCTCATCGAGTTGCTGCTGACTTCACCGGAGTTGAACGAGGCCGTCGTGCGGAAGGAGATCGAAGCCTACCGGGCTACCCAGGTGGGTGACAGCTGGGAACTCCTCGTCGAGAGCAACCTCCTGGTCCGCATTGGCCAGCTCGACCAGGCCCTGGCGACGCTGAAGAAGTACATTGCTCAGAACCCCAAAGAAGCGGCTGCAGCTTATCTGACCCGCTCGGAGATCTTCTCCATGCGCGGCCAGTGGCTCGAGGCCGCGGATGAGCTTCGCCAGGTCAAGGCCACCAATCCCAAGGGGTATGACTACATGCACCGCCTGCGGCTGGCTCGTTGCCTGCTGAACAGCGAACAGTCAGAGCTGGCCGTCGCCGAACTGAACAGCATCCTGGCGGACGATCCGGGCAATGAGCTGGCCGTCCGCATGCTGATGCGAATCTACAACGAGAAGGAAGCTTGGCCCGCCGCGGAGACAATGCTCCTTTCGCTCCGGGAAAAGGATCCCCGCAACCATCTCTGGCCCCTGTATCTGTCCGAAATGTACGTGACCCGCGGAAACGGCGAAGCGGCCATGCAGTACGGCACCGACGCCATCCGGCTGAGCGACTACAACGACGCGGTGGTCGAGGAGGTCCTCCGCGGAGGCGTGAAGGTCAGGCAGAACGACCGCGTCTATCGCATCATTGCCGAGATGCTGCCAGACAGAATCAAGAACCGGCCCCAGTTCCTTGCCCTCGCGGGCAGCGCCCTGGCGGACAAGGGCGAGCGAGAGGCCGCGATCAAGCTGTACAACCAGGCCCTCGATGCTGCCGGCGACGCGGTCGAGCTGTTCGCCTTCATCGCCCTCGATGCCAGGACCCGGCTCGGCGACGACACCGCCGCCGAGATGGTCCGCCAGCGATTGACCACGAATCCGCAGCATGCCGCGGCCAGATACGTCCAGTCCCTGGCCAAGCAGCGAGCCGGAGACATGGACGGTTTCATCAAGGACCTGGAGGACATTCTTCAAAGTCTGCCCAAAGGGGACCCCAATTTCCTGATGAACCGACTGGGCGTGCTGCAGTCTCTGGCCTCCTGCTACTACAGGAGGGAGTTGCTCGACAAGGCCAAGGAGAAATACGAGGAGCTCATCGAGCTGACCCGAAGCTACAAGTCAGCCCCGGGCCTGGCCAAGTACCACGTGTTCGGACTCAACAACTTGGCGTATCTGCTCATCGACAAGCAGAAAGATCCCAAGAGTGCTTTCCCTTATTCAGCCGAGGCCGCGAGCATCCAGGCTGACCCGAACGTCGTCGACACGCTGGCATGGAACTACGTCCTGCTTGGCCAACATGACAAGGCGGTTCATCTGCTCCGCCAGGTCGTCAAGAACGACGAAGGGCGCACGCCGGCGATTCTCTACCACCTCGCCGAAGCACTGCATCGCAAGGCACAGCAGCTGCCCGAGGGCGAGCAGAAGGAAAGTACCCTGAAGGACGCCAAGGCGTGCTGCACCGAAGCATACACGTTCATCGACAAGAAGAAAGCCGACGTCGACAACGTCCTGGGCGACCTCATGGTGCTCGGGGAGAAACTGGGACTCAAGTTCGAGAAACTGAATCTCGGCCAGCCGGGCGCCCAGGGGCCCTCCTGA
- a CDS encoding PqqD family protein: MYEMQPPSWVSCATEVVAPARRADVLVEELDGEALLSDPASGHTHRLNQTALAIWRQCDGRTSTRQIAESMTATYQIDADTALDHVEQMLVLLAEAGLFEALKA, translated from the coding sequence GTGTACGAAATGCAGCCCCCTTCCTGGGTTTCGTGTGCCACCGAGGTCGTTGCTCCTGCCAGGCGAGCGGACGTGCTGGTCGAGGAGCTCGACGGCGAGGCCCTGCTCTCCGATCCCGCCAGCGGGCATACCCATCGTCTGAACCAGACTGCTTTGGCCATCTGGAGACAGTGCGACGGCCGGACCTCAACGCGACAGATCGCCGAGAGCATGACCGCGACCTACCAGATCGATGCGGACACGGCCCTCGATCACGTGGAGCAGATGCTCGTCCTTCTGGCTGAGGCCGGTCTGTTCGAGGCACTCAAGGCATGA
- a CDS encoding DsbA family protein — protein MSKTRLYPGLLLAVVLALGMTGAWISGQLVKQHAGVWADSGGRTSFFFTVCHVAEKAGFGCAESTKGGWSEIAVPVPRPSRYQGLVIRPARVPVAFLGLAYFVSMVVWFGLVGGPREASYPWRYIPLAAAGAGGLASVFLVGLMVVGQAPWCVWCLATHIVNLAMVLCIWRLSCGAAVWAPVTHREAVGAVAVSLVLLGGLWVYRSDQLAMHDHLRKVLPFKQVVKSMREDPAFLRREHFAKDPVDIPGRQRQPARGGRAQLVVFNDYQCPKCAWVSSASIQQAIRAFDGRLDVIVRQYPLCQTCNPNVVSEFHAKACEAAQAAEAARLQGGDGTFWRMHELLHANVDRLGVDLYRRLAGQLGLDADRLVADMDSPAVRQVISEDIEAGKRAGVVGTPTLFLNGRPVNLVFGGPTFWQAMAEAWVGPSGMQHVLRSATPDLSVVMSLDSTEE, from the coding sequence ATGTCGAAGACTCGGCTCTATCCAGGATTGCTGCTTGCGGTAGTGCTCGCGCTGGGCATGACTGGTGCCTGGATCAGCGGGCAGCTGGTGAAGCAGCATGCCGGTGTGTGGGCGGATTCAGGAGGGCGAACGAGCTTTTTCTTTACCGTCTGCCACGTGGCCGAGAAGGCCGGCTTCGGGTGTGCTGAGTCGACCAAAGGCGGCTGGTCGGAGATAGCGGTGCCTGTTCCTCGCCCTTCGCGATACCAGGGTCTGGTGATCCGGCCGGCTCGTGTGCCGGTGGCGTTCCTGGGGCTGGCCTACTTCGTTTCGATGGTTGTGTGGTTCGGGCTGGTTGGCGGTCCACGGGAGGCGAGTTATCCTTGGAGGTATATTCCTCTCGCGGCGGCCGGGGCCGGTGGTCTGGCTTCGGTGTTTCTCGTCGGGCTGATGGTGGTGGGGCAGGCTCCCTGGTGTGTGTGGTGCCTGGCGACGCACATCGTGAACCTGGCCATGGTTCTGTGCATTTGGCGTTTGAGCTGTGGTGCTGCGGTCTGGGCGCCGGTGACCCATCGTGAGGCGGTTGGGGCTGTGGCGGTGTCGCTCGTGCTGCTCGGCGGCCTGTGGGTCTATCGGTCCGACCAGCTGGCGATGCATGACCATCTGCGGAAGGTGCTTCCGTTCAAGCAGGTCGTCAAGTCCATGCGGGAGGACCCCGCGTTCCTGCGGCGCGAGCACTTCGCAAAGGACCCGGTGGACATCCCTGGGCGTCAACGCCAGCCGGCGCGGGGCGGGCGTGCTCAGCTGGTCGTCTTCAACGACTACCAGTGTCCCAAGTGTGCTTGGGTGAGTTCGGCGTCTATCCAGCAGGCGATCCGGGCGTTCGACGGTCGTCTGGATGTCATCGTGCGCCAGTATCCGTTGTGCCAAACCTGCAATCCGAACGTTGTCTCCGAGTTTCACGCCAAGGCGTGCGAAGCAGCCCAAGCGGCGGAGGCGGCTCGTCTTCAGGGTGGCGACGGGACCTTCTGGCGGATGCACGAACTGCTGCACGCCAACGTGGATCGGCTTGGCGTGGACCTGTATCGCCGCCTTGCCGGTCAACTGGGCCTTGATGCCGATCGCCTGGTGGCGGACATGGACAGCCCCGCCGTTCGGCAAGTGATCAGCGAGGACATCGAAGCCGGCAAGCGGGCCGGCGTGGTCGGCACGCCGACCCTGTTCCTGAACGGCCGGCCGGTGAATCTGGTTTTTGGAGGGCCGACATTCTGGCAAGCGATGGCGGAAGCATGGGTAGGTCCGTCGGGTATGCAGCATGTCCTGCGGTCGGCCACACCGGATCTGTCCGTGGTCATGTCGCTTGATTCGACGGAGGAGTGA
- a CDS encoding nucleotidyltransferase family protein yields the protein MSKDSGYRYMVTTLRNVRLMHVLERLAARFNEAGVPLIVLKGGALQLLLYRRPDERPMDDLDLLVRPRDVARAQALLIEAGCLRGEELVREDFFPRFHYEMAYSYGRICPVKIDLHVRPFRPLRYSHTVPDAAFWERAVAVPIGRSTVLVPEAGDMLIHLAVHAEVHGDSRPQWRMDVGRFVEAFESSIDWDRVVATARAWDLVLPLRRALRRIEAESGPLCPPQVLRQLDRVHVGWRGRLVLWQAPRDMCHPVSHVVVDALCTPGLRFLLAYLRAVVFPDAAHMEGWYGRHHRLWLPCAHGLRMLWPMLRRVVPVWYRFSGIRTGKSAIHGTGVFAVRDIAAGKIITRYHGQPAEKKGPYVGRQEKQGDCRRYYEVTGKLRFLNHSCRPNAKLDGFDLVALKPIVAGQEITIDYGPDACSCRKPPGGVQAGVA from the coding sequence ATGAGTAAGGATTCTGGTTATCGGTACATGGTCACGACCTTGCGCAATGTCCGATTGATGCACGTTTTGGAGCGGCTTGCCGCCCGGTTCAACGAGGCCGGGGTGCCGCTGATCGTGCTGAAGGGAGGCGCCCTGCAGCTCCTGTTGTACCGTCGGCCGGACGAGCGGCCGATGGACGATCTGGATTTGCTGGTGCGCCCGCGGGATGTTGCGAGGGCTCAGGCGTTGTTGATCGAGGCCGGCTGTCTTCGTGGGGAGGAACTGGTTCGCGAGGACTTCTTTCCTCGTTTTCACTATGAAATGGCCTACAGCTATGGCCGGATCTGCCCGGTGAAGATCGACCTGCACGTCCGGCCCTTCCGTCCGCTTCGGTATTCGCACACCGTGCCCGACGCGGCCTTTTGGGAACGCGCGGTTGCGGTTCCCATCGGCCGATCAACCGTGCTTGTGCCCGAAGCCGGCGACATGTTGATTCACTTGGCGGTTCATGCTGAGGTTCATGGTGATTCTCGACCGCAATGGCGGATGGACGTCGGGCGGTTCGTGGAGGCCTTTGAATCGAGCATCGACTGGGACCGAGTCGTGGCGACCGCTCGAGCGTGGGATCTCGTTTTGCCGCTTCGTCGTGCCCTCCGCCGCATCGAGGCGGAATCGGGTCCGCTTTGTCCTCCGCAGGTGCTCCGTCAGCTTGACCGTGTGCACGTGGGTTGGCGCGGCCGGTTGGTTCTGTGGCAGGCTCCGCGGGACATGTGCCATCCGGTGAGCCATGTCGTGGTGGACGCTCTGTGTACCCCGGGGTTACGGTTTTTGCTGGCTTACCTTCGTGCGGTCGTGTTTCCCGACGCCGCGCACATGGAGGGCTGGTACGGGCGGCACCACCGGTTGTGGCTTCCCTGTGCCCATGGCTTGCGGATGCTGTGGCCGATGCTTCGCAGGGTTGTTCCGGTCTGGTATCGCTTTTCGGGAATTCGCACCGGGAAGAGCGCGATTCACGGCACGGGTGTCTTCGCGGTTCGAGACATCGCTGCCGGGAAGATCATCACCCGCTATCATGGGCAGCCGGCGGAGAAGAAGGGGCCCTACGTTGGGCGACAGGAGAAACAGGGAGATTGCCGGCGGTACTACGAGGTCACAGGCAAGCTGAGGTTCCTGAATCACTCCTGTCGACCAAATGCGAAGCTCGACGGCTTCGATCTGGTTGCTCTGAAGCCGATCGTCGCCGGCCAGGAGATTACCATCGACTACGGTCCGGACGCGTGTTCCTGCCGGAAGCCGCCGGGAGGTGTCCAGGCAGGCGTGGCCTGA
- a CDS encoding alcohol dehydrogenase catalytic domain-containing protein produces the protein MSTMRALVFEAPGRQVLSRLPRPVPGEGEVLVRVCWTAICGTDIRIVRGTKARDVRIGCPIGHEAAGTIAVVGPGVTGYARGERVAICVVVSCGECEFCHANHENLCASRRTIGYHTDGSFADYLLIPAQAIRRGNLFKLPESIELDVAPMLEPMGCCLNGQHEMGLGDGGSNPAGRPLSLAIFGAGPIGMLHMLLARARVPGVRVTMIEPLEHRRRLAGSLGAEKVILPSEFDGSNAFDAVILAVDVPELVPIALKALRPCGRLSLFSGYPVGSASMIDPNMIHYKQIRVFGASESRRCDFAEALSLVAAGYVDPSPLITARFGLADHEGAFRVASERIGLKVVFDMEA, from the coding sequence ATGTCCACGATGCGTGCTCTGGTTTTCGAGGCTCCTGGGCGTCAGGTTCTCAGCCGGCTTCCCCGCCCCGTACCGGGGGAAGGCGAGGTTCTGGTTCGGGTTTGCTGGACGGCCATTTGTGGTACCGATATCAGGATCGTTCGCGGTACGAAGGCTCGCGATGTTCGGATCGGTTGCCCGATTGGTCATGAGGCGGCGGGGACGATCGCGGTCGTGGGGCCGGGCGTGACGGGTTATGCACGGGGCGAGCGGGTGGCCATCTGCGTCGTCGTGTCTTGCGGCGAGTGCGAGTTCTGTCATGCCAACCATGAGAACCTGTGCGCGTCACGGCGGACGATTGGGTATCACACCGACGGCTCGTTCGCCGATTATCTGCTCATCCCCGCCCAGGCGATTCGCCGCGGCAACCTGTTCAAGCTGCCCGAGAGCATTGAGCTGGACGTGGCCCCGATGCTCGAGCCGATGGGTTGCTGTCTGAACGGCCAGCATGAAATGGGACTCGGGGATGGTGGGTCTAACCCGGCTGGAAGGCCCTTGTCGCTGGCGATCTTTGGGGCCGGGCCCATCGGGATGCTGCATATGTTGCTGGCACGGGCTCGCGTTCCAGGCGTCAGGGTCACGATGATCGAACCGCTGGAGCATCGGCGGCGTTTGGCTGGCTCGTTGGGTGCGGAGAAGGTCATTCTGCCGAGTGAGTTTGATGGCAGCAATGCGTTCGATGCCGTGATCCTCGCGGTGGATGTGCCGGAACTCGTCCCAATCGCCCTGAAAGCCCTGCGTCCTTGCGGCCGTTTGAGCTTGTTCTCGGGATACCCGGTCGGTTCGGCATCGATGATCGATCCGAACATGATTCACTACAAGCAGATCCGGGTCTTTGGGGCCTCGGAATCGCGTCGCTGCGATTTTGCCGAGGCCTTGTCGCTCGTAGCCGCGGGTTACGTCGATCCCTCGCCGCTGATCACCGCCCGCTTCGGCCTAGCCGATCATGAGGGAGCATTCCGCGTGGCGAGCGAGCGGATCGGCCTCAAGGTCGTGTTTGACATGGAAGCGTAA
- a CDS encoding phosphotransferase: MPSRLRADFQPEELSAVLSRYDLGTITRLDKQLKGSRRSPKVIITADHGRFLLKRRARGRDHPLKVAFAHSVQRFLAERGFPVPALVPVKDGSGTMVILDELIYELFAYVPGGPYDHSRHCTADAGRLLGEFHNLLADYHSDWEPARRGYHDSNLVRSNLNGVPASVGKDDSVVGRESELLSTVGQLFDAYEDAAQRVNDSGFYSWPVQIVHADWHPGNMLFAEGRVAAVIDYDSLHLLPSVTDLANGLLQFSIIGGPVDPRQWPPELDESRFRQFRHGYERTCDGAMVQYEAVPWLMIEALIAEAVMPIAATGSFGRIEGFRFLRMIGRKVAWLRTNAERLIELARA, encoded by the coding sequence GTGCCAAGTCGGTTGCGTGCGGATTTTCAGCCCGAGGAGCTGTCGGCGGTCTTATCCCGCTACGACCTGGGCACGATCACCCGGCTCGACAAGCAGCTCAAGGGTTCCCGTCGCTCGCCCAAGGTGATCATCACCGCGGACCACGGTCGTTTCCTGCTCAAGCGGCGGGCTCGGGGGCGGGATCATCCGCTCAAGGTGGCCTTTGCCCATTCGGTGCAGCGCTTCCTGGCGGAGCGGGGGTTTCCCGTTCCGGCCCTGGTGCCGGTCAAGGACGGTTCGGGCACGATGGTCATTCTCGACGAGCTCATTTACGAGCTCTTCGCCTATGTGCCTGGCGGTCCTTACGACCATTCGCGGCACTGTACGGCCGACGCCGGTCGGCTACTGGGCGAGTTTCACAATCTGTTGGCGGACTACCACTCGGATTGGGAGCCCGCCCGGCGCGGGTATCACGACTCCAATCTGGTTCGCAGCAACCTGAATGGTGTTCCGGCCAGCGTCGGCAAGGATGACAGCGTGGTCGGTCGGGAATCGGAGCTTCTGTCCACCGTTGGGCAATTGTTCGACGCTTACGAGGATGCCGCCCAGCGGGTGAATGATTCGGGCTTCTACTCTTGGCCGGTGCAGATCGTTCACGCCGATTGGCATCCGGGCAACATGTTGTTCGCCGAGGGCCGTGTGGCGGCGGTGATCGACTATGATTCTCTGCACCTCCTGCCGTCGGTGACCGACCTGGCGAACGGTCTGCTTCAGTTCTCGATCATTGGCGGGCCCGTTGATCCGCGGCAATGGCCTCCGGAGCTGGATGAAAGCCGATTCCGTCAATTCCGCCATGGCTACGAGAGAACCTGCGACGGGGCGATGGTCCAGTACGAGGCGGTCCCGTGGCTGATGATCGAAGCCCTCATCGCCGAAGCGGTCATGCCGATCGCGGCTACGGGTTCCTTTGGGCGGATCGAGGGTTTCCGGTTCTTGCGGATGATCGGCCGGAAAGTGGCTTGGCTACGGACGAACGCCGAGCGGCTGATCGAGCTGGCCCGGGCTTGA